A region from the Dehalococcoidia bacterium genome encodes:
- a CDS encoding carboxyl transferase domain-containing protein, whose translation MTEEGKHRLENLARQFGVPVEYVETVLGIREARTMQEKLDFFQKEQLGIELGNPQAVKQQHDKGKLTARERVDKLLDPGSFQELDLLRRPYECGYPGEETGRGDGVVTGFGTIDGRPVTVWSQDATVMGGTVGTVHARKIIRTMENALQSRTPIVGIFDSEGIRAHDAIQYPDFYSPGAMAYFQTLASGVIPKISLVMGPCTGEMALIANLSDFVFMVRNTSFMHLASPPPGIDGQTLGDAWKVQARVGPCDVLADTDEDCLAKCRQLVSLLPSNNLELPPRVDTGDDPNRREEELLEIVPINTAKPFSMYRLISLITDKGDFFEIKRHFAQNLITGFARFGGNPVGLLASNPQFKGGCMNIDAADKMSRFVRFCDAFNIPLIWLADSPAFLPAIEEERRGLIRHGSRMVMANSEATVPRITVSVRKHFGGGRLSFPGPFLGSDVSIAWPTVEPGLMSAEGAVGIMYRKELSAIEDETVRKERHNERLEEMRWCLDMLIRESNEKIIDPRDTRPFLIEALKWLRNRQDGSLTSKELPPRKHENFRM comes from the coding sequence AGGGCAAACACAGACTTGAAAATTTGGCCCGGCAGTTTGGCGTCCCTGTGGAATATGTCGAAACGGTTCTTGGGATCAGAGAAGCCAGGACCATGCAGGAAAAGCTCGACTTTTTCCAGAAGGAGCAGCTGGGCATTGAACTGGGCAACCCGCAGGCAGTCAAGCAACAGCACGATAAGGGGAAACTGACGGCACGCGAGAGAGTCGACAAGCTGCTTGATCCCGGCAGCTTTCAGGAATTGGACCTGTTGCGCCGGCCGTATGAATGCGGATATCCCGGCGAGGAAACAGGGAGGGGCGATGGCGTCGTTACCGGCTTCGGGACGATCGATGGCAGGCCGGTTACCGTGTGGTCTCAGGATGCCACGGTGATGGGTGGGACGGTGGGAACGGTTCATGCCCGAAAAATCATCCGGACCATGGAAAACGCCCTTCAGTCCAGGACGCCGATCGTGGGCATCTTCGATTCCGAGGGCATCAGAGCGCATGATGCCATCCAATATCCCGATTTCTACTCCCCCGGAGCGATGGCTTATTTCCAGACGCTTGCTTCCGGCGTGATCCCCAAGATATCTCTGGTGATGGGGCCATGCACCGGTGAGATGGCGCTCATCGCCAATCTGAGCGATTTCGTCTTCATGGTGCGAAATACCAGCTTCATGCATCTGGCATCGCCACCGCCCGGAATCGATGGCCAAACCCTGGGAGATGCCTGGAAGGTTCAGGCCAGGGTCGGGCCCTGCGATGTGCTGGCCGATACTGACGAGGATTGCCTGGCAAAATGTCGCCAGTTGGTTAGCCTGTTGCCCTCCAACAATCTGGAGCTGCCTCCAAGAGTCGATACCGGCGACGACCCGAATCGCAGAGAGGAAGAGCTTCTGGAGATTGTCCCCATCAACACCGCCAAGCCCTTCAGCATGTACAGGCTTATCTCGCTGATAACAGACAAGGGCGACTTCTTTGAGATCAAACGCCATTTCGCCCAGAACCTGATCACTGGTTTTGCACGCTTCGGTGGAAACCCGGTCGGCTTGTTGGCCAGCAACCCTCAATTCAAAGGGGGATGCATGAACATTGACGCGGCCGATAAGATGTCCCGCTTTGTCCGGTTTTGCGATGCTTTCAACATTCCGTTAATCTGGCTGGCCGATTCTCCCGCCTTTCTGCCGGCGATAGAAGAGGAGAGAAGGGGACTGATTCGGCACGGCAGCCGGATGGTGATGGCCAATAGTGAAGCCACGGTGCCCAGAATTACCGTCTCGGTGCGCAAACATTTCGGAGGCGGTCGCCTTTCCTTCCCCGGGCCGTTCCTGGGAAGCGATGTTTCCATCGCCTGGCCGACTGTCGAGCCCGGCCTGATGAGCGCCGAAGGGGCGGTGGGCATCATGTATCGAAAAGAACTCTCCGCCATCGAGGATGAAACCGTCAGAAAAGAGAGGCACAATGAACGCCTGGAAGAGATGCGGTGGTGCCTGGATATGCTGATTCGCGAAAGCAACGAGAAAATCATCGATCCCAGGGACACCCGGCCCTTCCTGATCGAAGCCTTGAAGTGGCTCAGAAACAGGCAGGATGGTTCTCTCACGAGCAAAGAGTTGCCGCCCAGAAAGCACGAGAATTTCAGAATGTGA